The nucleotide window CGGCTTTTCGCCAAAGCCGGACACGGTGGGCACCAAAGACCGTGCTAGAGGCCTCGGAGTGCCAGTGCTGGACGCCCAGCGCCCTCGGCAGCTCCTCCCGGCGGAATCCCCCACGGATGCTCACCTGCATGTCATAGCGTGTCACATGGTTCAGACGGGCCAGCCGGGAAAACAGCCAACCGCTGATCTGATGCACAAAGTAGCGTGCGGGCTCCGCGGCGATGATGAGCCGCGTTTTCGGCGAAAGCCGTGCTCCCAGCCGGGCGAGCTGCTCATCGGTAAAATGATGCAAAAAGAGGTTCGCGATGAGGATTTCACACTCCGGCAGCGGTACGGCAAACAGATCACCACGGTGCCACACCGCGCCTGTGGGCCAGTTTTTCGGCTGCGCAGCCAGATCCACCGCGTGGAGCTCATGGGCGGCACAGATCGCATTTTTCAGCACTTTTCGACTCAGTGCGCCATCTCCCGCTCCCAGCTCGCAGACGTGCTCGCCGGGCTTGAGCTCGTTTTTGAGTATGCGCAGCATCCAGCGGTGGTTGCCCATGATCCAGTTCACCTTCAAAAGGTCTGCCCGACCACGGATGGCATGCGGATCGTCGTCCGCGAGTGTTTCGAGGATTTCAGGGGCGACGACTCGGTTCATGCGATGCCCAGACTACGCCGTGTGCGTGGACAAGCTACTTTTTCAAGCGTGCCCGCCGGGATGCTCTGCATGGCGAACCATGCGCCGACGTGTTTGGCAAAAGGACCGCTGAAAATGAGCCTGCGGAAGATGAAATCCCGCAATGCAGACCTCCACGTCCCAGTCCACACCCCCAGTCCCATGCCCAGCGCGGCACGCGTAGCCGCCACACTCGCCGCACGGCGGCGGATGCGGTCATACGCGGCCAGCAGTGGCACAGCGGCCTCACCACGGCGTAGGATGGCGTAGAGCGCCTCCGCCGCGAACTCTGCATCTGCAAAGCCTGTATTCATCCCCTGCCCGCCGATGGGGCTCATCACATGCGCCGCGTCACCGCAGAGCAGCACACGACCATCAGTGATCTGCTCGCAATCAAGCCTACGAGGTAAAAACGCATGCTGGTCGATCTGCGCGGCTGGATCGAGCTGGATGCCCGTTCGCTGCCGCACCAGCTCCGGGATGTCGCCTTCTTGAGCCTGCACGATCCAGCGCCGCCTGCCATCTGGCAGCGGAAAGGCCTCTACCGCACCTTCTTGAGTGAAAAAGAGATGCGCATCCTCTCCCAGAGCGCTGTCTCCCACGAAGTCGCCCATGATGAAGTGGCAGCCATAGCTCTTCGTGCTCGTACGCACCCGTAGCAGCTCACGGATGCGGCTGCGATGCCCATCACAGGCCACCACATACGCAGAGCGCAACGTCCCGACCCCCAGCGTCAGCGTCACACCAGACTCATCTTGTTTTTTAGCCGTGACCTCGACCCCGCGCATCATCTGGACGCTCGGATGCCGCGCGGCCTCTGCCTCCAGCAGTTCCATGGTGATCGCCTGCGGCAGAGACAGCACAAAGCGATAGCGCCCCTCGATGTCGCGAAACGATGCCGTGCCCACATGACCGCTCTGACCATGCACATGGCAGTCACGGATCGGCACACCACGGGCCACCATCGCTTCATCCAGGCCCAGCCGCGCCATGATTTGCAATGTTGGCGGCGTAATGCCGATGGCCTGCGACCAGGCCTCTCGCTGAGTACTTTTTTCGATCACCACCACTCGCACTCCGCGCTGGCCGAGCAGGCAGGCCAGCAGCAGCCCCACTGGTCCACCACCCACGATGGCAACCTCACACTCCGCATCCGAAGTGGAGTGTTCAGTGGCGGCTTGTTTCATCGGATTCCAATACGGCACCCGCCTTTGGTAACGCGCAAAGGCATCCCCATACCACTGGCGGTAGCGCTTCTCTTTGATGAAAGGGGCCACATAGCAATACACCGTCCACAGCAGCGCCAGCACCAGATGATCTGGCGTCCAAACAGGTGCCGTCCAGAGGATGAGTGTGAAGCTGAGGTAGATCGGTTGCCGCACCCACTTAAAGAGCCCACCACGCGTAAAGGGGCGATAGACCGGCTCACGGTTCGTCCATACCGAGCGCCAACCGAGGATGCCGATCTGCGTATCCAGTCCCGCGTCACTCATCGACTTGGCCAGCAGCAGCCAACTCGTGATGTAGGCCGCTGTGAGTGTGTTTTTGAGCCAGCCTTCCGGCGCAGCCCACATCACCGCTGAAGGCGACCACAGCAGAAACACCAGCAGCAATTGGATCGACGCCAGCGCGGCGAAAATCGTCGTCGCCAGCGGCTTCCCCAGCCCCAGTGGGGCCAGTTTCGTCATCCAGCGCCGCCCACGATCGGAAAGCAACCATGAGTGACCGAGCGCGAACTGCGCGAGCAACAGCACATTCACCACCCACGCCATCACACCGCTCAAAGCCACCAGCCCCGTGCTCAGACCGTGATATAGCGACACAAACATCACCACCACCGATGCCAAAAACAGCGCATGGCTGCCGAGTCCGTAAAACAAGGCCGTCCAGCGCTGCGCCGTGGTGTAGTTCGTTTTCATGCGACAGCAAAGTAGCCATCTCGCTCCGTCGAGATGAGTCTGTGGCATTCGATATTACGGAGTGACCTCATCATGCGAAGGCAGGTTCTGCTTTGGGCAGCCTCAGCTCCTCTCGCGGAGCGAGAGGGCTACTATGTCCCACACGCTCCAGCACCGCCGTTTCGACCGTGAGTCCGGGACCAAAAGCCATCGCCATCGTCAGTGCGCGATCTGTTTCGGCACTATCGAGCAGGTCCTTGAGCACAAAGAGCACCGTAGCGCTGCTCATGTTGCCGTAATCAGCCAGCACACTGCGGGATGAGGCGAGCGCATCTGGCGGCAGGCACAGACTTTGCTCCACTTTATCGAGGATGCTGCGCCCACCAGGATGCACGGCCCACTCCTCGATGTCCTCCAGCTTTAAGTCGTGAAGCTGGAGCAGATCACCTGCGAGGTGGCGCACGTTTGCAGCGATGATTTCTGGCACATAGCTCGATAAAACGATGTTGAAGCCCTCATCGCCGATGTCCCAGGCCATCTCGGTCTCTCCGGCAGGCAGCAGCGCAGAGGTGAAGCCACGCAGCACATAAGATGGGCGATTCTTTGCTGGCTCGCGGGCACTGACGATCGCAGCTGCCGCGCCATCGGCGAAGAGCGAGTTCGCGAGGATGTTATCCGGCTTGTCGTCGATCTGCATGTGCAGCGTGCAGAGCTCTAGGCAGACCACCAGCACCACGGCCTGTGGATCAGCCGCACAGAACTGCTCAGCCATGCGCAGCGCTGGAAATGCGGCATAGCAGCCCATGAAACCGAGCGTGTAGCGCTGCACATCACCACGCAGTCCGAGCTCGCGAATGATGTGATAATCCGGCCCTGGATTGGTAAAACCGGTGCAGGAGGCAAAAATGACATGCGTCACGTCCTGCGTGGAAATGCCGCTCACACCCTCCAGTGCCTGCCGCGCCACTTTGACGGCCAGTTCATGGGAAGTGCGTGCATACACGGCATTTCGCTGCGCAGTGCTCGGAGAGATGATTTTCCCCTCCGCGTCGCTGCGGTAGAGATTGGCCTCCGACTCGTTGGAGAAGTCACCGAGGACGCTGTGACGTGTCTCGATGCCGCTGCGGTTGTAGATCGCTTGGATGAGGCGTTTCGACTTCGCATCACTCGACCAGCTCTTCATCCGGTCACGGATAAATGCCTGCTCGTAGGCCCACTGCGGGGCACGTGTGGCGATCTGATGGATGTAGGCGCTCATGATCGTGTCAGCGTAACGTGAGCGCGGACTTTGACACCATCTCCGACGCGGATGAAAAGCAACACGGATGGCACCGTGATCCCGCTGGCTTTCATGGAGACAAGAAAATCGAGATCAAAGCTCGCCTTATTGTCATTGAGCTTCCAGTTGGAGATGGTGCCGGTGATGTTCTGCGGTTTTCCGAGCAGCGTGAGTGTCAGTGGCAGCTTGGATGGCGTCCCAGAGGCCGCGATCTGTGAAAAGTCGGCGTCGATCTTGCCCGTGATGAGCGGATGCTCGGTGACTTTCATCGCTTTGCGCATGTTTTCGTCTCGTTTGGCCTCCTCGGTATCCATCCGGGCTGCTTTGACCTGGAGCGTGGAGGCGACATGCTGCGGCTTTCCGCCACTCATCGTCACATCCGCTACAAAAGGCTCGGCAGTGACTTTTCCACCCCAGGCATGCAGGGTGGAGGTGCCATCAAAGGTGATTTCAGCTTTACCGCCCCACGTTTCAGCACGCGATTGGCTGACGAAGAGGAGAATAGAAAGAATGATGTACTTCATAAAAAGGTCGAGTTTAGCGATAAGTGGCCATTTTTGGTATCCCTTCCGCATGGGGTTTTTACCTCAGTTCATTGAGGATGGCTTGAGACGGATTCTTTGCCGTGTTGAGTGTGATTTTTGATTGGAGCTCGATGTCTCATGGGGCGTCCGATGAGCCAGCGGTAGAGCACGGGCAGCAGAAAGAGCGTCAAAAACGTGCTGCTGACGATCCCGCCGATGACGACCGTAGCGAGCGGGCGTTGCACCTCGGCTCCCGCCCCTTCGCTGATGGCCATGGGGATGAATCCCAGGCTGGCGACGAGCGCCGTCATCAAAACGGGCCGCAGTCGCTGCAGGCTGCCCTCACCCACTGCGGCGGCGGAATCGCGGCCATCATTGCGGAGTTGATTGAAGCAACTGATGAGCACCACTCCATTGAGCACCGCCACACCGCACAGAGCGATGAAGCCGATGGCGGCACTGATGCTGAATGGCAGATCCCGCATCCAAAGCGCCGCCACTCCACCCGTGATCGCCAGCGGGATACCGGTGTAGATGATGAGCGTCTGAAGCACGCTTTTGAAGGCACTGTGAATGAGCACAAAGATGAGCACTAGAGCCAGGGGCACCACGACCATAAGCCGCGCACGGGCCTCCTGTAAGTGCTCAAACTGCCCACCGAACTCGACGCGGTAGCCATCGGGCATTTGGATGGCCGTTTTGATCTTTTCGCGTGCTTTGTTGACGTAGGCCTCGCTATCTGTGCCTCCAGCGAGATCGACATTCAGCCCCACGCGGCGGTGGCCGGACTCACGCCCGATCGCATCGACCTGTGGCACCTCGACGAACTCCGCGAGTCGGCCCAGCGTGATGAGTCCACCATCCTGCGTGCGCACAGGCAACGATTTCATGATTTCGGGGTCGTTGCGCAGCTTCTCTGGCAAGCGCACCACGATGGAGCGACGGCGATTGTGCTCGATGAGCGTGCCAGCCGTGTGCCCGGCCATCGCGGTGGCGATGGCGGCATTCACCTCGGAGGCTTCGACGTTGAATTTCAGCATCGCGGCGCGGTCCACGCGGATTTCGAGCACGGGCACGCGGCCCTGGCTTTCGAATTCGGCATTGTTGGTGCCCTCTAGGTCTTCCAGGATGGCTTTGACCTTCTCGGCCACTTTTTCCATCGTGTCATAGTCCTCACCGAAAATGCGCACGGCGAGATCGGCGCGGGAGCCTTCGAGCATTTCGTTGAAACGCATCTGGATGGGCTGCGCGAAGTCGTAATCCTGCTCCGGCACCTCCTTGGCGAGCTCTTCACGCACCAGTTCCGCGAGACGGTCGCGAGTCACCGGCTGGCCATTTTCTTTGCGCCACTGTTCACGCGGCTTGTAGAAGACGTAGAGGTCATACTCGCCCGGTGACATGGGATCTGTGGCGACCTCACTGGTGCCGATGCGGGCAAAGGTGCGGGTCACTTCCGGCACTTTATTGATCAAATATTGCTGTGTCTTGATGCAGCGTGCCAACGAGGTCTTCAGGCTGGTATTGGCCGGCTGATAGACCATCGCCGTCCATGAGCCTTCATTGAGCGTGGGCACGAATTCCTGCTTCAGGCTCACAAAAAGCATCACCGTGCCGGCCAACAGCGCCGCGACGGCCAAAACAACAACCCAGCGCAGTGTCCACGCGAGGCGCAGCAGCGGCTCGTAGGCTGCTTTGGCCCAGCGCATGAGGAAATTGTCCTTTTCGCTGATATTGCCCCAGAGGAGCAAGGAGCACAGTGCGGGCATCAATGTCAGTGCGAGCACTAGGGCACCACCGAGGGCCAACATGACAGTGATGGCCATCGGATGGAACATTTTCCCCTCAATGCCGGTGAGAGCGAGGATGGGCAGATACACCAGCGTGATGATCAGCACGCCAAAGAACATGGGACTACCTACCTGCTGCCCCGCCTCACGCACGGCAGCGAGTCGCTCCTTTGCGGTGAGCTTGCGCCCGAGCTCGTGCTGCCGCTCTCCGAGCACGCGGACGATGTTTTCGACCATGACGACAGCACCGTCGATGATGAGCCCGAAGTCCACCGCTCCGAGTGACATGAGATTTCCCGATACACCGCCAAAGGTCATGCCGATGAGTGCAAAGAGGAAGGAAAGCGGAATGGCGAGCGCCACGATGAGCGCTGCACGCCAGTTCCCCAGCAACATGAGCAGCACGACGACGACGAGGATCGCTCCCTCAAAGAGATTGTGTTTCACGGTGTCGATGGTGCGGTCCACGACTTCGCTGCGGGCGTATTGGATGCGGATTTCGAGCTCTGCGGGCAGCTTGGTCTGCAATTCGCTCAGTTTTTCTTCGACGCGCTTGCTGATGATGCGGCTATTTTCTCCGACGAGCATCATCACCGTTCCCAGCACAGCTTCCTCGCCGTTTTCGACTGCACAGCCTGTTCGCACATTGCTACCGATGCCTACTTCTGCGAGATCTTTGACCCGCAAGGGCTCGATGCCTGCCGCGAACTTTACCGGCAGGTTCGCGATGTCATCTGAGCTAGCGACTTTGCTCACGCCACGGATGAGCACGCGGTCATCTCCGCGCTCAATGACGCCACCACCGGCATTATCGACATTTTGGCCGATGATTTCAGCGAGTTCGCTGAAGGTCATTCCCGCGTTATCGAGTGCTTCTGGCTTGGGGAGGATGACGAGCTGCTTTTCGTATCCGCCACTGCTATTGACCTCCGCCACGCCTGGAACGGTGCGCAGGAAAGGCTTCACAATGTAGTCGTGCGCATCCCGTAGGTCCATGAGCTGGCGCTCACGCGGCTCTTTGCGCTGCGGGGCATCTTTTTTGTAGTCGAGCGTGTAGTAGAGGATCTCGCCGAGTCCGGTGCTGATGGGTGACATCTGCGGCGTCATGCCCGGCGGCAGCTCCACCTGCACGAGTCGCTCACTGACGAGCTGGCGTGCACGAAAGATGTCAAAACCGTCGCGAAACACGAGCGTGACCTGCGAGAGGCCCGACTTCGTCAGCGAGCGGAATTCCTCCACGCCCTGGATGCCAGCGAGAGCCAGCTCCAGCGGATAGGTAACGAGTTTTTCCGTCTCCTCCGGCGCAAGGCCAGCGACGGCGGTATTGATCTGCACCTGCGTGTTGGTGATGTCTGGCACGGCATCGACCGGCAGATGCAGGGCGGAGAAAACACCCGCCCCGAGGAGGAGCAGTGCCCCCATGATGACGAGGAAGCGGTTTCGCAGTGAGAATTCGAGAATGGCGTTGATCATCGTCTCATTTCCCCTTTCCGATTGGGGTTCCTGTGAGTCGCTCGATGGTCATACGGTGCTGCCAGGCATTGCGACGGGATTCGATGAGTGAGTCGATGGCATCGAGGTAGCCACGCTGCATCTCGACATAGGTGGCGGCAGGTACGGCTCCGAGGCGGTAGTGCTCGTCTGCTTCTTTAGCTGCTTCAGCGAATTGTTTTTCACTTTCTGGACGCCAGCGAGCGAGAGCTTCGAGCTCAGCGAGGTAGGCTGAGCGCTCAATGGCCAAATCACGCTCAAGATCACGCAATGTGGCCGTCAGCAGTGCCTCTGCCTGCTGGGTGCGGGCCTCTTCCGCTGCGATGTTGCCTTTGTTTTTATTCCAAAGTGGTAGTGGTATGGAGAAGACGAGCCCCCCCTCGATCTGCGTGCCCCCGGCATGCTGACCGGCCATGTAGGGACCAAAGGTGATGTCGCC belongs to Verrucomicrobiaceae bacterium and includes:
- a CDS encoding class I SAM-dependent methyltransferase yields the protein MNRVVAPEILETLADDDPHAIRGRADLLKVNWIMGNHRWMLRILKNELKPGEHVCELGAGDGALSRKVLKNAICAAHELHAVDLAAQPKNWPTGAVWHRGDLFAVPLPECEILIANLFLHHFTDEQLARLGARLSPKTRLIIAAEPARYFVHQISGWLFSRLARLNHVTRYDMQVSIRGGFRREELPRALGVQHWHSEASSTVFGAHRVRLWRKAA
- a CDS encoding FAD-dependent monooxygenase, producing the protein MKTNYTTAQRWTALFYGLGSHALFLASVVVMFVSLYHGLSTGLVALSGVMAWVVNVLLLAQFALGHSWLLSDRGRRWMTKLAPLGLGKPLATTIFAALASIQLLLVFLLWSPSAVMWAAPEGWLKNTLTAAYITSWLLLAKSMSDAGLDTQIGILGWRSVWTNREPVYRPFTRGGLFKWVRQPIYLSFTLILWTAPVWTPDHLVLALLWTVYCYVAPFIKEKRYRQWYGDAFARYQRRVPYWNPMKQAATEHSTSDAECEVAIVGGGPVGLLLACLLGQRGVRVVVIEKSTQREAWSQAIGITPPTLQIMARLGLDEAMVARGVPIRDCHVHGQSGHVGTASFRDIEGRYRFVLSLPQAITMELLEAEAARHPSVQMMRGVEVTAKKQDESGVTLTLGVGTLRSAYVVACDGHRSRIRELLRVRTSTKSYGCHFIMGDFVGDSALGEDAHLFFTQEGAVEAFPLPDGRRRWIVQAQEGDIPELVRQRTGIQLDPAAQIDQHAFLPRRLDCEQITDGRVLLCGDAAHVMSPIGGQGMNTGFADAEFAAEALYAILRRGEAAVPLLAAYDRIRRRAASVAATRAALGMGLGVWTGTWRSALRDFIFRRLIFSGPFAKHVGAWFAMQSIPAGTLEKVACPRTRRSLGIA
- a CDS encoding type III polyketide synthase; translated protein: MSAYIHQIATRAPQWAYEQAFIRDRMKSWSSDAKSKRLIQAIYNRSGIETRHSVLGDFSNESEANLYRSDAEGKIISPSTAQRNAVYARTSHELAVKVARQALEGVSGISTQDVTHVIFASCTGFTNPGPDYHIIRELGLRGDVQRYTLGFMGCYAAFPALRMAEQFCAADPQAVVLVVCLELCTLHMQIDDKPDNILANSLFADGAAAAIVSAREPAKNRPSYVLRGFTSALLPAGETEMAWDIGDEGFNIVLSSYVPEIIAANVRHLAGDLLQLHDLKLEDIEEWAVHPGGRSILDKVEQSLCLPPDALASSRSVLADYGNMSSATVLFVLKDLLDSAETDRALTMAMAFGPGLTVETAVLERVGHSSPLAPREELRLPKAEPAFA
- a CDS encoding YceI family protein gives rise to the protein MKYIILSILLFVSQSRAETWGGKAEITFDGTSTLHAWGGKVTAEPFVADVTMSGGKPQHVASTLQVKAARMDTEEAKRDENMRKAMKVTEHPLITGKIDADFSQIAASGTPSKLPLTLTLLGKPQNITGTISNWKLNDNKASFDLDFLVSMKASGITVPSVLLFIRVGDGVKVRAHVTLTRS
- a CDS encoding efflux RND transporter permease subunit; amino-acid sequence: MINAILEFSLRNRFLVIMGALLLLGAGVFSALHLPVDAVPDITNTQVQINTAVAGLAPEETEKLVTYPLELALAGIQGVEEFRSLTKSGLSQVTLVFRDGFDIFRARQLVSERLVQVELPPGMTPQMSPISTGLGEILYYTLDYKKDAPQRKEPRERQLMDLRDAHDYIVKPFLRTVPGVAEVNSSGGYEKQLVILPKPEALDNAGMTFSELAEIIGQNVDNAGGGVIERGDDRVLIRGVSKVASSDDIANLPVKFAAGIEPLRVKDLAEVGIGSNVRTGCAVENGEEAVLGTVMMLVGENSRIISKRVEEKLSELQTKLPAELEIRIQYARSEVVDRTIDTVKHNLFEGAILVVVVLLMLLGNWRAALIVALAIPLSFLFALIGMTFGGVSGNLMSLGAVDFGLIIDGAVVMVENIVRVLGERQHELGRKLTAKERLAAVREAGQQVGSPMFFGVLIITLVYLPILALTGIEGKMFHPMAITVMLALGGALVLALTLMPALCSLLLWGNISEKDNFLMRWAKAAYEPLLRLAWTLRWVVVLAVAALLAGTVMLFVSLKQEFVPTLNEGSWTAMVYQPANTSLKTSLARCIKTQQYLINKVPEVTRTFARIGTSEVATDPMSPGEYDLYVFYKPREQWRKENGQPVTRDRLAELVREELAKEVPEQDYDFAQPIQMRFNEMLEGSRADLAVRIFGEDYDTMEKVAEKVKAILEDLEGTNNAEFESQGRVPVLEIRVDRAAMLKFNVEASEVNAAIATAMAGHTAGTLIEHNRRRSIVVRLPEKLRNDPEIMKSLPVRTQDGGLITLGRLAEFVEVPQVDAIGRESGHRRVGLNVDLAGGTDSEAYVNKAREKIKTAIQMPDGYRVEFGGQFEHLQEARARLMVVVPLALVLIFVLIHSAFKSVLQTLIIYTGIPLAITGGVAALWMRDLPFSISAAIGFIALCGVAVLNGVVLISCFNQLRNDGRDSAAAVGEGSLQRLRPVLMTALVASLGFIPMAISEGAGAEVQRPLATVVIGGIVSSTFLTLFLLPVLYRWLIGRPMRHRAPIKNHTQHGKESVSSHPQ